One Rosettibacter firmus genomic window carries:
- a CDS encoding extracellular solute-binding protein: MRKVIYLFLILLFISCSKNNREFKNEIIYWSSNNTEEIEFARYIVDKWNKENSEFKVKFQPVPEGQSSEEVILAAIVGKTTPDIYSNMWEGDVENYAKAGILVALDTLKGFMEFLYERCDSSVIEEVRSSDGHIYQIPWKINPIMMIYNENIIKSLSQKSPPKTYSEFFKAAEEFKKDTDGDGYIDRWFGYTETIVTWWQRLFDFYPLYLAATNGGSLVKNNKAAFNNQAAINVFKFLQKLYKNNYFPKERLSSRQDVFLDGIIATRFTGPWEISHAEKYKPKSFQYNFSTMPVPDNHNGPVYTYGDPKNIVIFKTCPNPNFAWKFLKYFLSEENDLKFLEMTNQLPRRKNIDSNPLFREFFLKNPKMKIFAEQAKFVKGTDQSLYLKEVFDIISSEYEACVIYGIKSPEQAISDAEKSVNLLFLR; encoded by the coding sequence ATGAGAAAAGTTATTTATCTATTTCTTATTCTGTTATTTATTTCATGCAGTAAAAATAATAGAGAATTCAAAAATGAAATTATTTACTGGTCATCGAACAATACTGAAGAAATAGAATTTGCAAGGTATATTGTAGATAAATGGAATAAAGAGAATAGTGAATTTAAAGTTAAATTTCAGCCAGTACCAGAAGGACAATCAAGTGAAGAAGTTATTTTAGCAGCAATTGTTGGAAAAACTACACCAGATATTTATTCGAACATGTGGGAAGGTGATGTTGAAAATTATGCAAAAGCTGGAATTCTTGTTGCTTTAGATACTCTAAAAGGATTTATGGAATTTCTATATGAACGATGTGATAGTTCGGTTATAGAAGAAGTTAGATCTTCTGATGGGCATATTTATCAGATACCATGGAAAATAAATCCAATTATGATGATTTATAATGAAAATATTATTAAATCTCTTTCACAAAAAAGTCCACCAAAAACTTATTCGGAGTTTTTTAAGGCAGCAGAAGAATTTAAGAAAGATACAGATGGAGATGGTTATATCGATCGCTGGTTTGGTTATACTGAAACAATTGTTACATGGTGGCAGAGACTTTTTGATTTTTATCCACTTTATCTTGCCGCAACAAACGGTGGTTCGTTAGTAAAAAACAATAAAGCAGCATTCAATAACCAGGCTGCAATAAATGTTTTTAAATTTTTACAAAAACTTTATAAAAATAATTATTTCCCTAAAGAAAGATTATCATCTCGTCAGGATGTTTTCTTAGATGGAATAATTGCTACTCGATTTACTGGACCGTGGGAAATTTCTCACGCAGAAAAATATAAACCAAAATCTTTTCAATATAATTTCAGTACAATGCCAGTTCCAGATAATCATAATGGTCCTGTCTATACGTATGGAGATCCAAAAAATATTGTAATTTTCAAAACCTGTCCCAATCCAAATTTTGCCTGGAAGTTTTTAAAATATTTTCTTAGTGAAGAGAATGACTTAAAATTTCTTGAAATGACAAATCAACTTCCACGCAGAAAGAATATTGATAGTAATCCATTATTCAGAGAATTTTTTTTGAAAAATCCTAAAATGAAAATATTTGCAGAACAAGCAAAGTTTGTAAAAGGAACGGATCAGTCACTCTATCTTAAAGAAGTTTTTGATATAATTTCTTCTGAATACGAAGCATGTGTAATTTATGGAATTAAATCACCTGAACAAGCAATAAGTGATGCAGAAAAATCTGTTAATCTTTTATTTCTGAGATAA
- a CDS encoding peptidylprolyl isomerase has protein sequence MLFTSNSYSQSEYLQDSIVAKVGNINITIDEFVNCYEFGPSFYKRNKDSKKVFLDYLINEKLLAIDGYNRKLDTLPEIKNIIHEFESDLATEEMFKQEIQKNISYTKEEIDTIAKQKLIELELKWIYSPNENEIRKIYDSLKAGIDFDTLFYRQFNDTIYYEDRYLKSNRYVLGLKNYELSKIVDTLKVNTFSQPIKAYDGWYILKLININYPLIVSETEQNRIMKEAETAIIKKKMDKLSDAYVHSLMLSAKPVIKRKAFQILRSYLAQYDLSKEVYEKWQFSQILKDALHSYNLSDLNNINNISLVEMNNGNITLEDFLNWFRARSQYIKLDKRSFANYSRSLENIIWLMVRDKLLTEQAKAKGYFEYENVKKQIKWWKDKILYSAVKDELINSIHIEDKELNLSNTNTSKQSYNELIEAELTKKMFYKLNELKKKYSVTINEKVLKTINVSEENNIKAIDFYVVKRGNLIPRTPYPAIDNYWKSWQ, from the coding sequence ATGCTATTCACTTCAAATTCTTATTCTCAGAGTGAATATTTACAGGATTCTATTGTAGCTAAAGTAGGTAATATTAATATCACAATTGATGAGTTCGTAAATTGTTATGAATTTGGACCATCATTTTATAAACGAAATAAAGATTCGAAAAAAGTTTTTCTTGATTATCTTATAAACGAAAAGCTACTTGCTATAGATGGTTATAATAGAAAGCTCGATACATTACCAGAGATAAAAAATATAATTCATGAATTTGAAAGTGATTTAGCTACCGAAGAAATGTTCAAACAGGAAATTCAGAAAAACATTTCTTATACAAAAGAAGAAATTGATACCATTGCAAAACAAAAATTAATTGAATTAGAATTAAAGTGGATTTACTCTCCAAATGAAAATGAGATTAGAAAAATTTATGATTCACTTAAAGCAGGAATCGATTTTGATACTTTATTTTACAGGCAATTTAATGATACAATCTATTACGAAGATAGATACCTGAAATCAAATAGATATGTTTTAGGATTGAAAAATTATGAACTCTCAAAAATTGTCGATACTTTAAAAGTAAATACCTTTTCACAACCAATTAAAGCATACGATGGCTGGTACATATTAAAATTAATTAACATTAATTATCCTTTGATTGTAAGTGAGACCGAACAAAATAGAATTATGAAAGAAGCTGAAACTGCTATTATAAAAAAGAAAATGGATAAACTTTCTGATGCTTATGTTCATTCTTTAATGCTAAGTGCTAAACCAGTAATTAAAAGGAAAGCATTCCAGATTTTAAGATCATATCTTGCACAATATGATTTAAGTAAAGAAGTTTATGAAAAGTGGCAATTCTCTCAAATCTTAAAAGATGCATTACATTCATATAACTTATCAGATTTGAATAATATTAATAATATTTCTCTTGTTGAAATGAATAATGGGAATATAACATTAGAAGATTTTCTTAATTGGTTTCGTGCAAGAAGTCAATATATAAAATTAGATAAACGCAGTTTTGCAAATTATTCACGTTCGCTTGAAAATATTATCTGGCTTATGGTTCGTGATAAATTGTTAACTGAACAGGCAAAAGCAAAAGGTTATTTTGAATATGAAAATGTCAAGAAGCAAATTAAATGGTGGAAAGATAAGATACTATATAGTGCTGTAAAAGATGAATTGATAAATTCTATTCATATTGAAGATAAGGAACTGAATTTGTCAAATACAAATACAAGTAAACAATCTTATAATGAACTTATTGAAGCTGAATTAACAAAAAAAATGTTTTACAAATTAAATGAACTAAAGAAAAAGTATTCAGTAACAATTAATGAAAAAGTATTAAAAACAATTAACGTAAGCGAAGAGAACAATATTAAAGCAATTGATTTTTATGTGGTTAAAAGAGGTAACCTGATACCACGAACACCATATCCTGCTATTGATAACTATTGGAAAAGCTGGCAATGA
- a CDS encoding PorV/PorQ family protein produces MNLNKLLTIIFLLTINNYIYSQKVSKSGTTSASFLEIPVGAYAIGMGGAYVSIAKDASALFWNPAGISSHENYEAILNHTNWIANTSFDFAGIVIPLGVIGNVGFSFTSLSMDDMKVRTVEQPEGTGEYFSAGDISVGLSYARNLTDRFSIGFTAKYIQQKIWHMSAYAFAVDVGTKFKTDLFGGMIIGASIYNFGTSMQMAGRDARYFIRVDPNKQGSNDQIPTNIEMNSWDLPLSIQIGVSTNLIHNEDYRLTVAADAIHPNNDYESMNFGFETAFKEFLFLRGGYQSAFNKYSEGGLSLGFGINSKLILSNALFRFDYAYRDFGRLENIHSFSISLVF; encoded by the coding sequence ATGAATCTAAATAAATTATTAACAATAATTTTTTTACTTACAATTAATAATTATATCTATTCACAAAAAGTTTCAAAAAGTGGAACAACTTCAGCTTCATTTCTTGAAATCCCTGTAGGAGCATATGCAATTGGAATGGGAGGAGCGTATGTAAGTATAGCAAAAGATGCCTCAGCTTTATTCTGGAATCCTGCAGGTATAAGCTCACATGAAAATTATGAAGCAATATTGAATCATACTAACTGGATTGCTAATACCAGTTTTGATTTTGCTGGAATTGTAATTCCACTTGGTGTCATTGGAAATGTAGGCTTTAGTTTTACTTCACTCTCGATGGATGATATGAAAGTACGAACCGTTGAACAACCTGAAGGAACAGGTGAATATTTTAGTGCAGGTGATATTTCAGTTGGATTATCTTATGCACGAAATTTAACTGATCGTTTTTCAATTGGATTTACTGCAAAATATATTCAACAAAAAATTTGGCATATGTCAGCTTATGCTTTTGCAGTCGATGTTGGTACAAAATTCAAAACAGATCTTTTTGGTGGAATGATTATTGGTGCATCAATCTATAATTTTGGTACTTCAATGCAAATGGCAGGAAGAGATGCACGTTACTTTATAAGAGTTGATCCAAATAAACAGGGCTCTAACGACCAAATACCTACTAATATCGAAATGAATTCATGGGATTTACCTTTATCTATTCAAATTGGTGTTTCAACTAATTTAATTCATAATGAAGATTACAGATTGACAGTTGCTGCCGATGCTATTCATCCTAATAACGACTATGAAAGCATGAACTTTGGTTTTGAAACGGCATTTAAAGAATTTCTTTTTTTAAGAGGTGGTTATCAATCAGCTTTTAATAAATATTCAGAAGGTGGATTATCTTTGGGATTCGGGATAAATTCAAAATTAATATTATCAAATGCATTATTTAGATTTGATTACGCATATAGAGATTTCGGCAGGTTAGAGAATATCCATTCTTTTTCAATTAGTTTAGTGTTTTAA